In Primulina huaijiensis isolate GDHJ02 chromosome 6, ASM1229523v2, whole genome shotgun sequence, a single window of DNA contains:
- the LOC140979978 gene encoding cyclin-dependent kinase F-4-like isoform X2 gives MERYKIIREVGSGTFGTVWRALSKQSAEVVAIKKMKKKYYSWEECISLREVKSLRKMSHSNIVKLKEVIRENDILYFVFEYMECNLYQLMKDRGKLFSETEVKNWCFQVFQGLAYMHQRGYFHRDLKPENLLVSKDVIKIADFGLAREINSQPPFTEYVSTRWYRAPEVLLQSPTYGPPVDMWAMGAIMAELCTLRPLFPGSSEADEIYKICSVIGSPTINEWPEGIELANAISYQFPLVAGVHLAALIPGVGEDVINLITSLCSWDPCKRPTALKALQHPFFQSCFYVPPSLRAKATIARTPPSDVQRKLDMNTQDMVKNDKILKNYVKQQPRYQPPGMNGPSGNRGKTRAISDTTEKLANMGVGSGSSLVNPYVPPPMKAGGWHVPSELLLGPTQELPRRPYNRKMAG, from the exons ATGGAAAG ATACAAGATCATTAGGGAAGTTGGTAGTGGTACATTTGGAACTGTATGGCGAGCTTTAAGCAAGCAGTCTGCTGAAGTG GTCgctattaaaaaaatgaagaagaaatattACTCATGGGAAGAATGTATAAGCCTGAGAGAAGTCAAG TCACTGAGGAAAATGAGCCACTCAAACATTGTAAAGCTTAAGGAAGTAATTAGGGAAAATGATATCTTGTACTTTGTTTTTGAGTATATG GAATGTAATTTATACCAGCTTATGAAAGACAGAGGAAAGCTGTTTTCAGAAACCGAGGTGAAAAACTGGTGCTTCCAAGTATTTCAAGGTCTCGCTTATATGCACCAACGAGGATACTTTCATCGAGACCTCAAGCCAG AGAACTTGCTAGTATCAAAGGATGTCATAAAAATTGCCGATTTTGGTCTTGCTCGTGAGATCAATTCTCAACCTCCGTTCACTGAATATGTCTCGACACGCTG GTACCGAGCTCCTGAAGTTCTGCTTCAGTCACCAACTTATGGACCACCGGTTG ACATGTGGGCAATGGGTGCTATAATGGCTGAATTATGCACACTCCGTCCTCTATTTCCAGGCTCAAG TGAGGCAGATGAAATTTACAAAATATGCTCTGTGATAGGCAGCCCAACCATTAATGAATGGCCTGAGGGGATTGAACTTGCTAATGCCATAAGTTACCAGTTCCCGCTA GTTGCTGGGGTCCATCTCGCTGCGTTGATACCAGGTGTTGGCGAGGATGTTATCAATCTTATCACG TCACTTTGTTCATGGGATCCTTGCAAGAGGCCAACCGCCTTGAAGGCTCTTCAACACCCCTTCTTCCAG AGTTGCTTTTATGTTCCACCATCATTGCGTGCTAAAGCTACCATTGCAAGAACACCTCCTTCTG ATGTGCAAAGGAAGTTGGATATGAACACTCAG GATATGGTTAAAAATGACAAGATTCTGAAGAACTATGTGAAGCAACAGCCAAGGTATCAACCCCCTGGCATGAATGGCCCAT CTGGTAACAGGGGAAAGACTCGTGCAATTTCTGATACTACTGAGAAGTTGGCAAACATGGGCGTGGGCTCTGGTAGTTCACTTGTGAACCCATATGTGCCTCCACCTATGAAGGCTGGAGGTTGGCATGTGCCATCAGAATTATTGCTTGGACCAACTCAGGAGCTTCCAAGACGACCTTACAATAGGAAAATGGCGGGTTGA
- the LOC140979978 gene encoding cyclin-dependent kinase F-4-like isoform X1: MERYKIIREVGSGTFGTVWRALSKQSAEVVAIKKMKKKYYSWEECISLREVKSLRKMSHSNIVKLKEVIRENDILYFVFEYMECNLYQLMKDRGKLFSETEVKNWCFQVFQGLAYMHQRGYFHRDLKPENLLVSKDVIKIADFGLAREINSQPPFTEYVSTRWYRAPEVLLQSPTYGPPVDMWAMGAIMAELCTLRPLFPGSSEADEIYKICSVIGSPTINEWPEGIELANAISYQFPLVAGVHLAALIPGVGEDVINLITSLCSWDPCKRPTALKALQHPFFQSCFYVPPSLRAKATIARTPPSVGTRGVLEQKCGRRHAATLSSPKPSNSFYTAKSQASLGADVQRKLDMNTQDMVKNDKILKNYVKQQPRYQPPGMNGPSGNRGKTRAISDTTEKLANMGVGSGSSLVNPYVPPPMKAGGWHVPSELLLGPTQELPRRPYNRKMAG; this comes from the exons ATGGAAAG ATACAAGATCATTAGGGAAGTTGGTAGTGGTACATTTGGAACTGTATGGCGAGCTTTAAGCAAGCAGTCTGCTGAAGTG GTCgctattaaaaaaatgaagaagaaatattACTCATGGGAAGAATGTATAAGCCTGAGAGAAGTCAAG TCACTGAGGAAAATGAGCCACTCAAACATTGTAAAGCTTAAGGAAGTAATTAGGGAAAATGATATCTTGTACTTTGTTTTTGAGTATATG GAATGTAATTTATACCAGCTTATGAAAGACAGAGGAAAGCTGTTTTCAGAAACCGAGGTGAAAAACTGGTGCTTCCAAGTATTTCAAGGTCTCGCTTATATGCACCAACGAGGATACTTTCATCGAGACCTCAAGCCAG AGAACTTGCTAGTATCAAAGGATGTCATAAAAATTGCCGATTTTGGTCTTGCTCGTGAGATCAATTCTCAACCTCCGTTCACTGAATATGTCTCGACACGCTG GTACCGAGCTCCTGAAGTTCTGCTTCAGTCACCAACTTATGGACCACCGGTTG ACATGTGGGCAATGGGTGCTATAATGGCTGAATTATGCACACTCCGTCCTCTATTTCCAGGCTCAAG TGAGGCAGATGAAATTTACAAAATATGCTCTGTGATAGGCAGCCCAACCATTAATGAATGGCCTGAGGGGATTGAACTTGCTAATGCCATAAGTTACCAGTTCCCGCTA GTTGCTGGGGTCCATCTCGCTGCGTTGATACCAGGTGTTGGCGAGGATGTTATCAATCTTATCACG TCACTTTGTTCATGGGATCCTTGCAAGAGGCCAACCGCCTTGAAGGCTCTTCAACACCCCTTCTTCCAG AGTTGCTTTTATGTTCCACCATCATTGCGTGCTAAAGCTACCATTGCAAGAACACCTCCTTCTG TGGGAACAAGAGGAGTTTTGGAGCAAAAATGTGGAAGGAGACATGCAGCTACTTTATCAAGCCCAAAGCCCAGCAACAGTTTTTACACTGCCAAATCCCAGGCATCTTTGGGTGCAG ATGTGCAAAGGAAGTTGGATATGAACACTCAG GATATGGTTAAAAATGACAAGATTCTGAAGAACTATGTGAAGCAACAGCCAAGGTATCAACCCCCTGGCATGAATGGCCCAT CTGGTAACAGGGGAAAGACTCGTGCAATTTCTGATACTACTGAGAAGTTGGCAAACATGGGCGTGGGCTCTGGTAGTTCACTTGTGAACCCATATGTGCCTCCACCTATGAAGGCTGGAGGTTGGCATGTGCCATCAGAATTATTGCTTGGACCAACTCAGGAGCTTCCAAGACGACCTTACAATAGGAAAATGGCGGGTTGA
- the LOC140978750 gene encoding protein Brevis radix-like 1 codes for MLTCITCSKKRDDDDEDAPRGTPSTKDAVKSLTTQIKDMALKVSGSSSKGKPGQTDDNFKRGPRSYPDFNTISEGVPYSYAQPGSSSSTPAWDFTKSGHRAKRPDSTFTVFGSDRTAGGLESFSAYDGEMTPENDNEPKEWMAQVEPGVQITFVSLPRGGNDLKRIRFNREMFNKWQAQRWWGENYDRIMELYNVQKFNQQGLSTPGRSEDGRDSTYSRLGTALESPRMTPSLNKEWTPRYNLPGSSQYFNPGSSAYSSSGMKNEMSMEASRMTTSSRDEASVSISNASDIESEWIEEDEPGVYITIRQLVDGTRELRRVRFSRDKFGEVHAKLWWDSNRDRIQAQYLC; via the exons ATGCTGACATGTATAACTTGCTCTAAGAAAAGAGATGACGATGATGAGGATGCCCCGCGTGGGACTCCCTCTACCAAAGACGCTGTCAAAAGTCTAACTACACAG ATCAAGGATATGGCATTAAAAGTCTCTGGATCATCTTCGAAAGGTAAGCCAGGGCAAACAGATGATAATTTCAAGAGAGGGCCAAGATCTTATCCCGATTTCAATACAATTTCCGAGGGAGTTCCATATTCATATGCCCAACCGGGAAGCTCAAGCTCGACTCCAGCTTGGGATTTTACAAAATCAGGACATCGAGCTAAGCGACCTGATTCAACATTCACGGTATTTGGTAGCGACAGGACAGCAGGTGGACTAGAATCTTTCTCAGCTTATGATGGAGAAATGACGCCCGAAAATGATAATGAACCGAAAGAATGGATGGCACAGGTGGAGCCTGGTGTTCAAATCACTTTTGTGTCACTCCCTCGAGGAGGGAATGATCTTAAACGAATCCGTTTCAA CCGGGAGATGTTTAACAAATGGCAAGCTCAGAGATGGTGGGGCGAAAACTACGACAGGATAATGGAGTTATACAATGTCCAGAAATTCAATCAGCAAGGTCTCAGCACTCCAGGGAGATCCGAGGATGGA AGAGACTCGACGTATTCTAGGCTCGGAACTGCCTTAGAAAGCCCTCGAATGACTCCATCCTTAAACAAAGAGTGGACTCCTAGGTATAATCTCCCAGGCAGCAGCCAATATTTCAATCCTGGATCAAGTGCTTACTCGAGTAGTGGCATGAAAAATGAAATGTCTATGGAAGCTTCAAGAATGACAACTTCTTCAAGAGACGAGGCTTCAGTTTCTATTAGCAATGCAAGTGACATAGAATCTGAGTGGATTGAAGAAGATGAGCCTGGTGTTTATATTACTATTAGACAACTTGTTGATGGAACCAGAGAACTTCGACGTGTCAGATTCAG CCGTGACAAATTTGGAGAGGTGCACGCGAAGCTTTGGTGGGATAGTAACCGCGACAGGATACAAGCTCAATATCTTTGCTAG